One stretch of Spartobacteria bacterium DNA includes these proteins:
- the ssnA gene encoding putative aminohydrolase SsnA: protein MGRMMKDVLIKNGTVVPMDGEESFYRNGMVLIRDGIIRYVGSDEIEDVGDVPVLDARGGVIMPGFINAHMHLYSTFARGMSPKMPPARDFNDVLERLWFPLDRQLSAEDIRMSSLAAYVECIRMGTTTIIDHHESQGFQSGSLDQIVQASREAGVRSVLSYGASDRYGRGLEGVEEGVRFLSGLREDGMIAGMMGLHALFTVGEGTLRATCEAAEQFGSGIHVHVAEAAYDQSFNLEAYGVTALKRLADAGGLSSRCIIGHGVHMTEDDMDLMAASGAILVTNPQSNMHNAVGVAPSAKMLAKGVRVALGTDSMTCNMREEMRALYFVQRLKEQNPSGFFAESCDILLRNRDVAGEKLGRTLGCLKAGAAGDAIVLDYNPPTSLHLDNFWGHLIYGMSNTKVDSTVVDGVVLMKHGTLTTIDECKVMAESRTRADKLWDRF from the coding sequence ATGGGACGGATGATGAAGGATGTACTGATAAAAAATGGAACAGTAGTGCCAATGGATGGGGAAGAGTCATTTTATCGGAACGGAATGGTGTTGATTCGCGATGGAATTATCCGTTATGTCGGGTCGGATGAGATCGAGGATGTAGGAGATGTTCCGGTTCTGGATGCCCGGGGCGGGGTGATTATGCCGGGCTTTATCAATGCGCATATGCATCTGTATTCCACATTTGCACGGGGGATGAGTCCGAAAATGCCGCCGGCTCGAGATTTCAACGATGTTTTAGAGCGTCTTTGGTTTCCATTGGATCGTCAGTTGTCTGCTGAGGATATTCGTATGAGCAGTTTGGCGGCTTATGTGGAATGTATTCGCATGGGTACCACGACAATCATTGATCACCATGAGAGTCAGGGTTTTCAGTCGGGAAGTCTTGACCAGATTGTACAGGCGTCTCGCGAAGCCGGGGTGCGGTCTGTTTTGTCGTATGGCGCATCTGATCGCTATGGGCGCGGGCTTGAAGGGGTAGAGGAGGGCGTTCGCTTTCTGTCCGGTCTGCGGGAGGATGGGATGATTGCGGGAATGATGGGGCTGCATGCCTTGTTCACTGTGGGTGAGGGTACATTGCGGGCAACGTGTGAGGCGGCGGAACAATTTGGTTCGGGCATTCATGTGCATGTCGCTGAAGCGGCATATGATCAGTCGTTTAATCTTGAAGCCTATGGGGTTACTGCTTTGAAGCGCTTAGCTGATGCGGGCGGGCTTTCCAGTCGGTGTATTATTGGCCATGGTGTACACATGACAGAGGATGATATGGATCTGATGGCGGCTTCCGGCGCGATACTGGTGACCAATCCTCAGTCGAATATGCATAATGCGGTGGGAGTTGCCCCGAGTGCAAAGATGCTGGCAAAAGGTGTTCGTGTTGCGCTGGGGACGGACTCCATGACGTGTAATATGCGTGAAGAAATGAGGGCTCTGTATTTTGTTCAGCGATTGAAGGAGCAGAATCCGTCCGGATTTTTTGCGGAGAGCTGTGATATCCTGCTGCGTAATCGTGATGTGGCAGGGGAGAAACTTGGTCGAACTTTGGGATGTTTAAAAGCGGGGGCGGCGGGTGATGCGATTGTACTTGATTACAATCCGCCTACATCTCTTCACCTCGACAATTTCTGGGGCCACTTGATTTACGGGATGTCGAATACAAAAGTTGATTCTACGGTCGTCGACGGGGTTGTTCTGATGAAGCACGGGACGTTGACGACCATTGATGAGTGCAAGGTTATGGCTGAATCGCGCACACGTGCCGATAAGCTGTGGGATCGGTTTTAA
- a CDS encoding MGMT family protein — translation MPDITPFQKSVFDAISRIPSGRVCTYATVAKMIGCGSARAVGQALKRNPFAPDIPCHRVIRSDGSLGGYQGKTEGSDWDIKRALLEDEGVIFNNGQLLDLSKLWVCGTLPKS, via the coding sequence ATGCCGGATATTACCCCGTTTCAAAAATCGGTTTTTGATGCGATAAGCCGTATTCCAAGTGGGCGTGTCTGTACCTATGCAACGGTCGCAAAGATGATTGGGTGCGGGTCGGCACGTGCCGTGGGGCAGGCATTAAAGAGAAATCCCTTTGCACCGGACATTCCCTGTCACAGGGTGATTCGATCAGATGGTTCATTGGGCGGTTATCAGGGGAAAACCGAAGGTTCTGATTGGGACATAAAACGTGCGTTGTTAGAAGATGAAGGAGTTATCTTTAACAATGGACAACTTTTGGATTTATCTAAGCTGTGGGTCTGTGGTACGTTGCCGAAAAGTTAG
- a CDS encoding response regulator, giving the protein MTKKYQFLVVDDEEIILKATSIVLQRSFECEVAECVGGVKGWKAFETKDSGYDLVISDLMMPDMGGIEFCRRIREVNKSVPIIILTADYREHSQEEAAKVAINEYVGKPFDPDVFVTTVQRMLESSSKKDSRVAMFLRQFDSQVEMILNGKIPAGLSSLDFIIKALERHGYDSQRLDAMQRMVPHLKKEISFIEARDTFMYLKTLRDQRIGRIEMIRDRLVRMAGPKNDKKSS; this is encoded by the coding sequence ATGACGAAAAAGTATCAATTTCTTGTAGTAGATGATGAAGAAATAATTCTTAAGGCGACAAGTATTGTTTTGCAGCGCAGTTTTGAATGCGAAGTGGCGGAGTGTGTCGGCGGAGTAAAAGGATGGAAGGCTTTTGAGACCAAGGATTCGGGATATGATTTGGTTATATCTGACCTAATGATGCCGGATATGGGGGGGATTGAGTTTTGCCGGCGCATCCGTGAAGTTAACAAGTCGGTGCCCATCATTATTTTGACAGCTGATTATCGGGAACATTCACAGGAAGAAGCGGCCAAGGTGGCTATCAATGAATATGTGGGAAAGCCATTTGATCCGGACGTCTTTGTTACCACCGTGCAGCGGATGCTCGAGTCATCTTCAAAAAAAGATTCTCGTGTGGCGATGTTCCTTCGGCAGTTTGATTCGCAGGTGGAAATGATTTTGAATGGAAAGATCCCGGCTGGATTATCTTCGCTCGATTTCATTATTAAAGCATTGGAACGCCATGGTTATGATTCCCAGAGGCTGGATGCGATGCAGCGGATGGTTCCCCATTTGAAAAAAGAAATATCGTTTATTGAAGCCCGCGATACCTTTATGTATTTAAAAACGCTTCGTGATCAGCGCATTGGACGAATCGAAATGATTCGTGATCGACTGGTTCGAATGGCAGGGCCGAAAAATGACAAGAAATCGTCTTAA